From the genome of Salvia splendens isolate huo1 chromosome 7, SspV2, whole genome shotgun sequence:
gacaataaaaataatatatttccaCAGAAAGGCGATTCTTTTTCACTGCGATTTTGAACCAAAACAAGATTTCAAGAAATGGGAGATCTTTATACTAGAATATCATATAAGAATCACCCTCGGATTAGCTCTGAGGCACACTCTAAGATAATCAATCGCAGAACACTAAGTTGATACTTGATACGCACTCTAAAACATAAACCTCTCTCTGTTCTAACACAAACATATGTTCTCAAAATTACTTGATTCAAAAAACGTTAAATATCATGTATAAGTACTCAGCAACACTATTATCCATTCAGGTTATGGAAAATACCTCGACAAGATATACTTTCTCAAACTAATACAGGTAAGTAGAGAAATGTATACAAAACAAAATCTCAgtttgaaaagaaaaaggtTTAAACAAAATCATGGGTCATGCACGGCACACAAGATAACATAAGTTTAGGTAACAAAGACACTACACTTTTTAACACTAACAGTTGATCTTGACCTCTAGATCTCATTTCACGCAAAGTAAAATGTCTTTGTGGTGCTTAATCTGAGCCTAAACATAACTCTGAACCCAGAAAAAAGAGAATCTCTAGCATGGTACACCAAGTTTAACAATCATTTTGAGATAAATTTCGTTCACAGTTTTTATGAACAAAAAAATGAACAAGAGAACCAAAAAGATAAATATATCAGCATAGAACACAAAGATTGACGTCTTTTTACATCACCCTCTCATAAATGGTTCCCTGCATCCATCACCATTTTTGTATCGCTACATGCATTTAGAACACTCTTCGATAGGAtaagtaaattataaaaattaaacaacttAATCTTAAATCAAGATGGCAAGACAACGTTTTCCCTGTTCAGTATGAACTATGATGTGTATACAATAAAAGAACGAGGGGAATGTAAAAAATGACTCTTGCAGACGAACAACTTAATGCAGAATCTCGAGTTGATTTAACTAGTAAATATTCTTGGACCAACTCATTTCCTTACTTCTACAGAAAATTTTCCCTTACTCTAGCATTGAAAAACTAAACTTATTATTGGATTCAATTAGCCATTTTTCTTACCAAGCCAACACTCATGGCATAAGCCCACCACATCTTTTCATTCTTTTTTCCGTTTGGACACAACCACTTCATTCAAGAAATTTAATTGAAACTGCTTCACCTCTACAATTGAATTAACTGGCTAGACCTTCGTCTAATTTACAATGATGCTAATACATGCAGAAAGTCCTAAGGGGAAGTGAAAATCAATTATTATCTATAGACATGATTGATATGGCCAGTCATTGCAGACAAGGAAACCATAGCCACATTATACCTTAATCACAATTAGTATATAAGTCTATAGTGTAAAACAAGAAAGTTATGCTGATGCAAATTCAGTCAAATAGATCTGAAAACAAAGAGTAATACCAAAAGAGACAGGGTCTATAAGGAAAATGGAAGATATAAGAAGCTCACATGTCACACTTGACATATTACCATCAAACTTAGAAAATTCAGAGGGTGATAACCTGTCTTTTTATCCAAAGCACGCGTAACACATTATAAAAGATAACGCATCCAATGATATAGCTACTCTGAATTCACTACGGTTTTGAGCCACACAAATACTAAATTAGATATGAAAAAGATCCCTTTAAAAGAACCAAGGTGAAAAGAGATCAGCATACAGAATAAATTAAGAGGCACACCAataggagagagagagactgaGAGGGGACTTCTAATCTTTCTCCTCGTGCACAAAAGTATGTCCACTATTATTGACCTAATGGCGCCAATGCATTTACTTTCCAGCAGATCAATAAAAACATCAAGAGCAAACAGTAAAAGGAATTGAATGAATATCACTGTTGAGCCATCATTGGGTCAAATTATGAAAAGCGATGCAGATAGAATGACACTTGAATCCATCAAGAGCTGGAGACTTGTCACTAAATTGCATCAAATGAAAGCATGAGATTTAGGCATGCAAAGTGCCTTACCCACTGTGAATCTCAATAGCCTCAATCTGCCTCAAAGCCATCCATAACCAGAATGTGATCATATGCCCGGGGACCATTGCGGGCCCCAGAAAAGACGGGATCCCGAGGATCAAAATCTCAGCCCAGTGAGCGTATGGCGCAGCAAATCCAATCGGAGCAGTGTATTCATGATGCACCTTGTGGATTTTTTCATACCCCCACTTGCAATGCAGAAACCTATGGACCCAATAGTTTGTGTAGTCCTCCACAAGGAAATAAACCCCCAATTGTAATGCAATTTCCCACAATGAAGGCAGTGGCAATCCGGTTCTTATTCCTATTATCTTCATTCAAATAACAATCAGAAATATGATCCAGCAGAAACCAAGCATGATTCCAGGCTAAACACTTGTAATGCAGTAGACAAACATATCTTCATTCGTGAATGTAAAGATTCCACCTTTAATTAAAGATCACATCATATGTTGTTCAACACTAACAATTCATATGAAAATAACACTGAACGCAACACTCATTGCGCAAGGTGACAATTTTAGGCATCGAATTGAGGAAAAGGTAAAATTACCAGAATGGAGGGATAGGAGATAAGTTGGAGCGGGCCAACAACGAGGAAGAACATGCGCATGACTGATTTGTAGCAGCGGAGAGTGTCGGAGAAGGAGAGCTTGACTTTGGGCTGGATTTTGAAAGGGGCGACGGAATTGGTGAAGAAGTATTCGAGGAAGAGGTAGTAGAAAGGGAAGAGAGAAAagatgaggaggaggaagatgaTGTTGTGGCAGTAGAGGATGTAGTCGGACTTGGTGGCCGAGTAATTAAACCAGAGGGTCTCTGCGGTTGAGAGGGATCTGCCCAGTGCAGCCTCGGCGTCGTGGATGGTGGCGTAAGGCAACATTGGTGACGACGAAAAACTGGCGGAATTCAGTTGGTGTATGTTATATCATGCCCAAGGACAAGGAGTGAACAGTGAAGGAGCGATATTCACAATgtcattttgtttatttaattatttttatttaaaattatctaaaaataaataaacaaaataaaattagagtttttttgttttaactACAACTGGGAGGACGATGCCGCGGACCATAGCCACGCCCTTAACTTAGTTTGCGAATAGAGATGCTAAGTGGGCCGGGCCAGCCCGGCACAGCCCGACCCAGTAGTGAAatgtagggctggcaattttcgacacgacacgataatccgacacgaatccgcacgaaattattgggttggggtcaagtcttattggatccgtgtccttatcgggttgacccattaagaactcgataatttcgggttgggttcaggtcggatgcgggtcggatacgggtaacccattaagaaataatattattatttttattattatttaaaaaatatatattactttaatgttttaatttcttataaattaggtttaaatagtataaaacgaattttaattgtgtaaattaggttaaaaattaaggtttaatgaTATCTTGGCTATTTCAAGTTTTCAACAAATATGATACattcaaatttgatttccatAATTATAGTGATTAGTTGTtaactaatttttttctataaaaaatagtGGAGCCTATGATTTGCCTAATCATAGAGATTAATTGTTAGTTGTATATCTCTTTAAAAAATAGTGGATTTTTGAATTAATAGTGATTTGCATAATCATAGATATTAATTGTTAATTAGCTTATCTATATCAAAAATAGTTCCACAattatagtaattaattatttaaactttTTATGCGTATATGTATATAAAAATCATGTTAGATAAGTAGATCTTGATTCCTAACTTTGTGGGATTATTGTTACATAAATTGGATGTATATACATTATACATATCAACACCATATTATGCAGTATTGGAAGagttatatttatacataccAAATGAACGTATGAGAATGACCGAACTGGTAGATAAAGAACTCAAACTTATTGAGAACTTCGGAGTATAAAACtcaatgtaaaattaataatcaAAAGTCTGTCTTTTAAGTTCAACAATGAAACCTTTATATAGACAAAGGGAAATCATAAACTTATGGAAAATAAAACTAGaaggaaaataactaaaaagaaaaataagcaaaataagaAAACCTAATTTGTAGAAGGAAAAACAATTACTTCTAATATTTTTCCATCTACTAATTATATtaactaggaaataaataaaaccaaaaatataaCTCTTCCAATACTGAATCACTATAATATACGAGTTATAATATATTTGTTCCTTAGAAATATATAAAACTGCATTGGCAGAATATATAAAACAGTAGTAGTATGTAAACTTGGCCCAGCCCGGAACCGGCCCACTTGCTAATTGGGCTCGGGTTGGGCCTATTAATGTAAACCAAAACCCTGGCCTGGCCCGGCTCGGACCATCCCAGACATGGGCCTGGGCCGGACTGGGCCTAAATATCACCGGGCTCGGCCCACTTGACACCTCTATCCGCGAACTTAAGGGCAGACGATGcttatctgattttttttactctCTCTATATATCCTATTTTTTACCTTCTTTCTCACACATTTTACTCCATTCTCTTCCCTCATATAATTTTTTCTCTCACTAGCAATTCGAAGATGAATCCCAGAGATTTCCCAAACCCGAACAGCCCCAACCGAATATCGATGTTCAGCGGTGGTGGTGCCCGGTGGCCGGGTCATGAACCTAACGATTTCCGGCCGTTCGATACAACGAGTTCGGTGGAGTTCAACTTTGATCCGAACACCCACTTCGGTGGAGCCGAGTTGTCACAACCGCACTTTGCAAAGGATAACAAAGTTTGGAAGTCATGGCTATGCATGAGAATAAAAGGGAAACTAATCATCAACCAAACATCTATTTTATTACAAAAGATATTAGGATTCACAAGGGATTTACATGGTCATACAAACTCGAAAAGGAGTACATCAACTGGTACTTCAAGCTCCTAGCATAGTCCATATCAATAAGTCTATCGAAGACaaagtccagagcctttgtcctagcggcaaggggcttagacattattgtaagaggtgccgagttcgagtcctcttgacatcagttgtaatttcctcctatctatagtataggagtttatttgtaattttatcccttatataggagttaatttaaaaaaaatgtctaTCGAAGACACAGTCCAGAGcttttgtcctagcggcaatgagcttagacattattgcatgaggtggcgagttcgagccctcttgacatcagttgtaatttcctcctatctatagtatagaagtttatttgtaatttcctcccttatataggagttaattttttttttaaagtctaTCGAAGACACATATAAAATGCACAGCGGAAGAAGGTTTAAACACAACAATATGTATAGAGATATATGCCTTTCAGAGTCCTACAAAGATACGGAAATCACCAATCTCACTCAACACCACTTCATCCAcggctcaacctgcacatttagaaatatatgcagggctcaGTACGAGAATACTCAGTGAACACTTTGCCAAAAGATACACATTACATAAAAGATTTATTGTCAtgccatcacagtaacactcagGGGTTTTATCCTAAAATGGCCTGAGCTTACTAAGTTTTCTGTGAGCTTAAAGTTCGACTACAGTCTAAGAGTGTTCTATCAATCTGTCATATCTGTACATTCCTTTAGTGATGGGAAGGTGGTCACCTTCCATGACACTTTGACCGACCAACCCTCTCGAT
Proteins encoded in this window:
- the LOC121811001 gene encoding methylsterol monooxygenase 1-1-like, producing MLPYATIHDAEAALGRSLSTAETLWFNYSATKSDYILYCHNIIFLLLIFSLFPFYYLFLEYFFTNSVAPFKIQPKVKLSFSDTLRCYKSVMRMFFLVVGPLQLISYPSILIIGIRTGLPLPSLWEIALQLGVYFLVEDYTNYWVHRFLHCKWGYEKIHKVHHEYTAPIGFAAPYAHWAEILILGIPSFLGPAMVPGHMITFWLWMALRQIEAIEIHSGHDFPWSPTKYIPFYGGPDYHDYHHYVGGQSQSNFASVFTYCDYIYATDKGYRYQKKVLLQQREGLKTKNGETGLLHDHIAQTHKEE